The stretch of DNA GCTTCGTCAGGGCAATGTAGGTGGAGGCTCTTGTCACCACGCAACACATCAACCTGAGAGTAGCCCGCTTTGCTCGCTTGAAGAACAACTGCAGCGCTTTGCATCGGCAGTAGCAAACGGTGATCAACGTGCTCATCAACGAGGTGTTTGATCTGCTTTTTGACCTTGCTAAAATCCAGCACCATGCTCATTTCATTAAGTTCACCAGACATGGTGACATCTAAAATCCAACTATCTCCTACGACCCCTCTATGTTCACAGATGTATGAAGAATCGATAACGGTAAGGTCTCTTACAAATAGGTTCAAGTTGAACTCCTTAGTGCTTTAATGAGATACGGGAGGCTGAATAATGTTCAGCAGGCACTTCGTCTCATTGATGTCTGATAAAATAGGACGGGCAGAATGTTACAACGAGCTTATAAAGTCCACCTTTTTACACCGTCAGTTGAGAATTGAACAAACTACGCTCAATTTCCGCTAAAACATAGACTAGCCTCATGCTAATAGCCACATTTCAGTTAGGGTTGCCCAGCGATTCACGACACATTTTGCTTTAGCCACAAACGCGGTGACACCCCAGCAACATGCTGAAAAGCGCGTGAAAACCCCGAATAGCTGCTGTAACCCACTTCATCAGCAACCCAGTTGATGGGCTTATTTTGCAATAAGAGGGATTGAGCCACTGAGACTCGCCACTTTTGCACATAATCTCCAGGCGTTTCACCCACTTCACGCTTGAACGCTTCTATAAACTGAGTTCGAGACATCGCTGCCAATGAAGCCATTTGCTCTATCGAAAAGTGGCGAGCTGGCATTAGGTGAATCGCAGTAACGACCGGAGCAAGCCGCGGATGAGCAAGTGCAGAAAATACGCCTTGATCGATCTGCTGTTGTTCAATGAGATGGCGGAAAATCAAAGCCATCAAGGCGTCACTCAACTTGTCCATTAGATATTGTTGCCCCGATGAATCTTGACTCGACTCTCGAAATAACACCTCTATCACTGGCATTAAGTTAGGTGCATCCGCAAACGGAATCACTATCACGTCAGGCAGAGCAGACAATAAAGGATTCATCTGCCCTGAACGATATTCGACATTCGCACACACGACCTCAGCACCGTCTCCCACGCCTTCTATCACATGTGGAGTGCTATTCGGCAGATAAACAATGCAGGGCTGTGCCAGTTGCCTGTACTCCGTGTGCGCACTAGACAAGGTCAACTCACCCGCGCTCAATACATGAAGATGCCCTTCTTTACCCTGTTGCGGCTTAAATGACGACACTCCGCACAAATTGCCAGAATAGAAAACACCGGTACGTATCGAGAAGTGTTCCATTAGTTGTGAAAGCAGATCCATGCATCCTCCGAACGATTCGCTTACTTTTAAGTTCTTTTGTCCCTCTATAGACCGGACGAGTGGGCTAAATTATTTCAAACAAGATAACCAACACTGACAAGGAACTTGATATGTCACACATGAAATCGACCAGTCAAAAAATCACTCTATTGGCCGCGTTACTAGGAACCAGCTTTTCACTGATGGCAGCAGACATCGACATGAGCGTTGATAGCAATGACATCGCGATCAAAGGCTATGACCCAGTGGCTTACTTTACTGATGCTGGTGCCGTTCAAGGTTCATCAGAATTCACTGCTACTTATAAGAACGCTATTTATCAGTTCGCAAACAGTGACAACCGAGATCAGTTCCGCACCAACCCTGAAGCTTATGCGCCTCAATACGGTGGCTATTGTGCCTTTGGTGTGGCTATGGGTAAGAAATTTGAGACCGACCCTAACGCATGGAAAGTCGAAGATGGAAAGCTGTATCTGAACTTAGACAAATCAGTACAAAAACGATGGTTGGAAGATACGCAAGAGTTCATCCAAGACGCCAACAGCAACTGGACGACGATCAAAACCGTAGAAGCCTATAAGCTTTAGTCTATAAGCTTTAACCTACAAGTTTTAGCCTAGTAACTTTAACCTTTATCCATTGCCCATTAATAAAAACGGAAGCGACCGAACGCTTCCGTTTTCATTTCGACGTTCCAAATCTTAATAAGCCTCCAGCTATTGGTATACCACAATAAATGGCGATGCGTTGCTCAAATCAGGAAAAACCGCCAGCCTTTAGCACGAATCAAACCCATTTCTATTCTATACTCCTAGAAGATAAGCTTTTCTTTTTATGGAAGAATAATGATATTACCTAGGATTTTTGCACTTGGGCTCTGCGCCTTATCAACACTGACTTATGCATCTCCATGGCAGTTCGTCAAAAGTGAAGACGGCATCATCATTGATAAGAGACCTCACAGTGAAGGCTTAGTAGAGATACGAGCACAAATGCAAACGCCCACCACTTATTCTGGTTTTTTACTGTTGCTGGAAGACAGCGAGAACGTGCCAAACTGGATAGACAGTGTGTCGCAAAGCCGTGTCTTGATGCAGATATCTGAGGCAGAAAACATCGTCTATACCCAATTCAAAGCGCCTTGGCCTGCTAGAGATCGCGATATGGTGACCTACTCAAAATACAGCATTGAGGATGGGCAGTTTGTCTTGTCGATTAAAGATGCATCTAACTATTTGGCGAAAGAGTCGGGGTATATTCGAATTTACGATGTGGACGCACGTTGGACGCTGCAACCGCTCACTAATGGCAATACTTACATCACCTACACCGCATATGCGAACGCAGGTGGCATCTTGCCCAATTGGTTGATGAATAAGTTATCGATAGGCAGTGCGCTGAGCACGTTTAAGGGGCTGAAAGAACAGCTACCAAAATACCAAGGCCAGCAGCACCCCAACCTGCCAAGTGAGTCTCGTTAACTATACAGGCTTAGTGAGGCAGGCAGCGACAGTGCTAGATAATCTAAGGTCTTCTTGCTAGGTCGCGAGCTAAGATAAGCGCTAAACCAAACACCTGAAGAAACAGGGCGATGTTCTTATAGAAAGCCATTTTCTCATCAAGCCTTTGGATTAACTCAACCAAGGTCAGATTATCCAAATAGTAGTCATCAATTCGGGTTCGTTGCGATTCTTGGGCACTGTTTATCAGCATCATAAGCTTAGGTAAGTTAACCAACGAGATGGCCGGCACCTCGTCACTCACCCAACTCCGAAGTTGTCCGCGAAGCGCTTCATCAAGAACAGGGGCAGGTTGAGCGATTTCTGGGGATAGCTTATCAAGGTGAATCAGGATCGCTTCACGCTTACGCTCTAAGGTTTCGATCGTATTCCAGGACAGTTGTATAGAATACACATTGCCGTATTTACGATCGTTGTATTCCGATTTCTCCGCTTCAATTTTGTCCAACACCAAGCTCGACATGACAATCGCCATGATGTTGAGTATTAGCCCTGCAAGGACAATCGCCCAAGCAGGAGGAAGGCGCAATGCCATAATGCTCCCTAGAACATTTTATCAAAAGGTAGGTAAGCTAAGTTTAGGACAATCAACGAGATCATGCAGATAAGCGTTAACACCATACCCACTTTTCTGCCTTTGAAATTCTTCGCTAAGATCCCTTTAGCGTGAATCACTCGCCCCAGAATAAACGCCACACCAATGACATGAATAAGCCACACACCAGCCCCATTCATCTCTAGCAACCCCATCAAAATCACCGTGATTGGGATGTAATCCATCGCGTTACTTTGTGCCGAACGTGCTATCTGTAACGACTCAACACCGCCATCGGCATGAGCAACAAGATTGATTCGTCTTTGCTTAATAACTTCGATCGCTAACCAGATCATTACTACCGTAAGCAAGGCTGCGTAAAGTGCTGTAACCATTATATTTCCCTATTACTTGGTGTTTATTCATCATCCATTACCCATCAATTCATTGATGCGGTCAACGCAAAATGATAGTCGAGCCCGAAAGTTTGTAAGAGATCTCTCACACCGAACGTAAGAGATCACAATCAAGCTTCGCAGAAAATTCCTAAAATACAAACCCAACCCCTTGTTTTGTATGAATCCACGCATATTTATTTCGGTTAGTGAGTACATTTATTTCTTGAGGTGGATTGTGAGTAAAGCCTCTGCAGTGTTTAATACACATGTCGACAGGGAGTTGGCAGGAACAGGAAAAAGCCTAACGGATTAGGTATCTTCAGGATGAAGATTTGATGACTTAGGATGAGTTATCAGCAAGGAAGTTTTGCTCTAGGATAGAGTCACTTGTCAGGATGATGAGTTAGCAAGGACACCGCTAGGAAGGCGATGAATTGGATAGGTTAAAGGATTTAGCCACGTCAAGGAATGATGCAGGGAGCACCAGTTATCTATTGAAAGATAAGTAACGCGCAGTAGCAGGATGGCTACGAAAAGAATAGACCCCGTTTGGTGAAAGCCAAACGGGGTTTCCTTTTTTTGTAACGTCTAAAAGCTGTTAGCAGCTAACCGTTAATAGTAGCTAACCGTTAAAAGTCACGTTACAAAATAATGTTCATCAAAAACATTGCACCAAACGCATTCAATACCGAAATCGCGATCATCACTGGGATGTAGCGACCTTCAGTACCAATTGGTCCCATAATACGCCCCATGTATTGCACCTGAGAGCCCATCAAGTAGATAGCTGGCGCCAAGATAGCGATATGGTTGCCGTTCAGGATGCCTTGGTCAAACAGCGTGATAACCACACCCACAGCACCGCCCATCGACATCCAAGCGCCAATCAATACTGCTGCCGCTTCACCAGGTAAACCAAATACCGCCATGATTGGAGCAAATACACTGCCCATCAAATCCAGCGCACCGGTGATCTGCAATGCCTTGATGATCACAAACGCCATCAGAACATTCGGTACCGTAGAGGTAGTCGCAATAACCCAGCCTTTCTTAGCACCTTCAACGAAAATATCAGTAACCATTGGTTTCTTTGCTTTAACTTCGCTCATTATGCTACTTCCTCTTCCAGTTTTTGTTCTTTGTCTGATTTTGGTTTGTCTTCTTTGCCTTCAGTAATGTTGAGGTAAATACGGAACAGGTTCGCACCGACAAACTTGAAGATGAACATCACAGCCACAGCCAAACCAATTGACGATGTTACCGCCAAAGAACCATCCATCGCCGTTAGAGTGAACAGAACCGCACCTGAAGAGAAAAAGTTAACGATCGCCGCGCCCGCCGTAAACTGGAACATGGTGAAGACATCGGTTTCACGCTTAGTCAGATGCCCTTCATCTTTCAGTTGCCTGGTCATCGCTGCACCTGCATCGGTACTTTGCAAAGAAGCAATCAGTGCCAAGCCTGAATTACCCGGAATACCCATTAGAGGGCGAAGCAGCGGTGTCAGTAGTTTACGAGCCGCGTCCAGTGCACCATAGTGCTCAAGTACGTTGATCATACCCAGTGCAAACATCACGGTCGGAATAAGTGTCAAAGCAAAAATGAAACCGTCACGAGCACCACTACCGCCTTTGCCACGCAATGACGTCGTTGCCGCTTGTATACCATCGGCCGTTTCACTTACATCGTAAGCGACCTTACCGAATGAACCGTTGAGCGTTGTAAAATCGAGCACTCCATACCATTCATTGGACTGCATTAAGCCTGAAAAGAACACAATCGCGAATGCGAGTGCGATATAGCTGCCGATCGTGACTTTACGATCGGTTTTAGTTGGATTAGTCATAAGGACCTCTATACATCTCGTTTATGTGGAACAGAACACGTATAGATAGTGCAAACTAATGAACAATAGGTTAATGACCAAAATCAAATAGCGTATCGGTTTGAACAAAAGAACCACAGCAACATATAAAACTGTTATTTAGATTTAAAAGCAGAGGTACACGCTAAAATAATTAGAATATTTAACATACAAAACTAAACAAAATTCGCTTCAACAGCGCAACCAAAAACGCACACAATCACCACACAAATAAGGTTTCAAATGACAGGTTTTTACCTAGTCTGATCTCTGATAATGATGTGAGTGATCTCTTACATACTTTTTCTGTTCAATTTTAATTCGATTATAATACAGCGGCTTTAATAGTGGTTACGCTTCTAAAATGCAATCGTTTACCTATTATTGGTTGAGTTTTGAACCATGGCTAAACCGTGAGCCATTTTATAAAGAATTTGAGCTTAATCCGAAATTTCAGCCCTTAGAGGTGCTATAGACTTCGCGCTGCCAATATCGAAGGAGAACGGTGGTGATGATGATGGAAATGAGAACGCTTAAATATCAAGTAATGGGCAAAGGCATGTGGATCACTGCAACAGTATCTCGCGCAGTAGCGGACAAACTTGCGCTGGAATATCAATCCTACGGCTGGCCTGTTGAAGTATGTGCCGCAGAACAAACACTAACGTTTGATCTCAATGCTGCATAATATTGGCAATGGCGAATAAGCTCTATCGGTAATAAACCCGGTAGGGCTTTTTCCCTAACCTCTATTTTCTCTATAATCTCTATTTCTCTATTTCTCTATGATTGACGAGTTACCGATGATCGACCGTTTTCCTATGAACGATGGGTTCCTATAATCGACGGCTTTCACTGTGACCTCACGTTTTCACCCAATCTACTGTTTTCTATATAATCTATTGAATTATTAAGATATCTATCACACTGCACATGGTTATTTAGGTCTACGCTTTTACCCGTGTTAATAACTTATTAACTTCGGAGCGTAATCCATGTTAGGTATCCAGCTTTCTGCTGTTCTCTCTTTATTATTTTTTTCTACGGTAGCAGGCGCTGCCACTTCTCAGTTGGGAGAGCCGCTCAAGCTAACCAGTTCATTTGCTGGCTACTTATCGCTGACCATTTTCGTTGTCGCCTACATCGTGGTGATGATGGAAGAATACCTAAAACTCCGAAAATCCAAGCCCGTTCTACTTGCGGCGGGCCTGATCTGGATAATCATTGGTTTTATCTACCAAGAACACAACCTTGTTGAAGTCGCCAAACAAGCGCTCGAACACAACCTTCTGGAATACGCCGAGCTATTACTCTTTCTACTCGTCGCCATGACATACATTAGTGCCATGGAAGAGAGAAGACTGTTTGATGCGCTGCAAGCGTGGATGGTAGGCAAAGGCTTTAATTTCCGCTCTCTGTTCTGGATAACCGGTATTCTGGCCTTCTTCATTTCCCCTATTGCCGACAACCTCACGACAGCTCTATTGATGTGTGCCGTTGTTCTTAAAGTCGCAGGGTCCAACCCTAAATTTGTCAATCTCGCGTGTGTGAACATTGTCATAGCAGCCAATGCTGGCGGCGCATTTAGTCCATTTGGAGATATCACAACGCTGATGGTATGGCAGGCTGGCCATGTCAGCTTTACCGAGTTCATTCCTCTATTTATTCCTTCAGTGATGAACTACCTTGTTCCAGCACTGATCATGTCTTACTTTGTTCCGACGACTCAACCTGACACGGTTCATCAGCACATAGAATTAAAGCGTGGAGCAAGACGAATCGTCTTCTTGTTCATCATGACAATAGCGACCGCGGTTGCTTTCCACGCCGTACTCCACTTCCCTCCTGTGATGGGCATGATGATGGGGCTCGCCTACCTTCAGTTCTTTGGTTATTACTTACGTAAGACTTTACCCAACTCACTCGCGAAGAAAAAAGCGGTGGCGATCGCCAATAACGATGAAGGCGCCCTGAAACGACTCGGTTCTGTTGTGCCATTCGATGTATTTCGAAGAGTGTCGCATGCCGAATGGGACACGTTGCTGTTCTTCTACGGCGTCGTAATGTGTGTCGGTGGCTTGAGTTTACTTGGATACTTGGAATTAGCCTCGGGCGTGATGTATAGCCAATGGGATCCAATTTGGGCCAACGTCATGGTGGGGATCTTATCGGCTATTGTCGATAACATTCCGGTGATGTTTGCCGTGTTATCCATGGAACCCCAAATGTCGATGGGCAACTGGCTACTGATCACCTTAACCGCGGGCGTCGGGGGCAGCTTGTTGTCAATTGGTAGTGCAGCAGGCGTGGCTTTAATGGGTGCGGCGCATGGAAAATACACCTTCTTTGGACACTTAAAATGGATGCCAGTGATCATGATTGGTTATGTCGTCAGCATCGCCGCTCACCTATGGCTTAATGGTGCTCTTTTCTAGTAAAACGCTCTAATGCATATCAGCTAGAGGCTTCTCAACGCGTGTCCAGACGTTACTTAACTGCATCGCTGGACACTGGTTGCAGGTTAACACTGCACCCTCGTGTTGAATTCGCATCACTAGCCCGGAGTCAGATCGGCGGTTCGCTGAATTCAACTCAATATTGATTAAGTCATCTTCAACACGATAAGTTCGAGTAACAGACTTATCCGTTGTTTGATAAGTCACTTGCCCAGATTCAAAAAGCAAATAACTGTCATTGTCAGCGTTCTCATACATGCCCTTAAACAGAACAAGTTGTGGTACTTCGAAGGGTCGACTGGTGTCGGTTAAACAACCGGTCAGCAATAGTGCGCTACTGCAGCAGAGTATAAGTGAATGATGGCTATTCATTTGGGCATCCTTGCCTAGAGAACATGGTTAAAGGATATGCAACCAAACAAGTATTTTCCAGCAAGTGGCAGTTTTATTGCAAAGTCACACTTTAAGAACCCTTAACGTTCACCAATAATTGATACGCAATTTTCAACAAACATTCCGAAAAAGACTCTTTAATCTTCTTCTCTTCCCTCAATAACTAACAAGCGTTGTTTGCGTTCTACGCCACCCGCATACCCGGTCAGCTTGCCATTTTTACCAATAACTCGATGGCACGGCACAATCACTGACACTGGATTTTTACCATTCGCTAAACCCACGGCTCGAACGGCCTTTGGGTTACCAATCGCATCAGCCAGTTGTGCATAGCTCCATGTTTCTCCATAAGGAATAGCCATGAGCGCTTGCCAAACCGATTGCTGAAATGGCGTGCCCTTTGCGGCGATCGGCACAGAAAATTGGATAACCTCACCAGAAAAATAGCGATTGAGCTGCTCGGCAACCAATTCAAAGATCGGAAAGCCATCATCTCGAACACCTAATTCTTCAGGCTTGGTGGTGTATATTTCAAACCAAAGACCTAGCAACCCTTCATCGTTCGCCTGTAAAGTCACCGTGCCCAACGGGCTCTCATAGTAAGTAAAACGGTTGTCCATGATATCTCCTAGCTTAGTATTCCGATTAAGATTGATTCCAACAATGGAACGTGGCGTAACTTCCCCAAGGCGAAACACTCTCTGTATTGATGGCTGGGCGATGCTCAATGAACTTCTTCACCACCAGGTCGCCAACCAACAGATGATTAGGTTCACTTAACCCGCGAAGTAGCGCGTATTGAATCGTCCAAGGCCCAATGCCCTTTAGCTCAATCCACTTAGAAGGATGTTCGGCTTCATTGTCGACCATGTATTCGGCAAAGCGCTTTAAGGTCTCTTTGCGACTTCCCGGCATTCTTAAGAAGCTGACATCAGCCTCCGCTATCTGTTTAGGTGTTGGGAAGTAGGCTTTCTCTTGGATTCCAGACGACTCTTGTGAATTAGCAGGATCTTCTAAAGAAGATGCCGAATGCGTTCCAGAAATCTCTCGTACCAACAAGTTAAGCTGCCCAATCGCCGCGGTTACCGAAACTTGCTGCCCTAGAATCGCTCTTACTCCGGCTTCCCAAGCACTCCACACGCCAGGAATGCGGATGCCACTCTTAGCCACTAAGTTGGGGTCAATGGTTGTAAAGAAGGCCTCAACCTTGGCAATATCGACATCAAGGTCGAACATGCGTCGAATGTTCGCAATCAAGCTTCTTAACTGGCTTATATCGTCCAACTCAAATTCAATATCTAAGCGGTTCTCTTTAGCCAAAGTGGCCTTGAACCAACCCTTTGACCCATTAACATTCACTGTGCGCTTGTAATAGTCTTCGCCAACGTCTTCTAGGCCCTCAATCATTCTTCGTCGATAGAAACCCAGTAAATGCTTCCAGTCTAATGGGCCGTGAAAGACTAGCTGAATATGATTGCTCAGGTTTTCACTTAGCTTTGTTCGTCGGATTTGGCTTGGCGAGAGCTGCAGCTCTTTTAGAAAGGCATCATTGAAACGACGCGTGCTATTAAAACCACTCGCAAAGCCAACATCGGTAATGCTCATGCTACTGGTGTGCAGCAACTGCTTGGCAAACATCAATTGGCTATAAAGGCTATATTGCTTCGGCGACACGCCGATGTAATTATCGAATAAGGTTCGTAAATAGCGGTCTGAAATACCTAATCGAGTGGCAAGGTCGACGATTGTTCCTGAGTTCAGCGCACCATGATCAATCAACTGTAAAGCACGCAAGAAAGTCGTTTCAACACCTTTCCAAGCCGGAGAAAAAGGTGCGCTGTCTGGCCGGCAACGTAAGCATGGGCGATATCCAGCCTTCAAAGCTTGAGCTTGATGAGAAAAATACTCGACATTTTCTTCTTTGGGCGGGCTTGCTGGGCAAATCGGACGACAAAAAATTCCGGTGGTTTTTACCGCTGTAAAAAACATCCCGTCAAAGCGAGCGTCTCGCGCATATCGAGCCAAATGGCACTGCTCACTCGTTAACGTACTGTTGTGATGAATATTTCTCGACATGCTGTGCTCTTCCCATTTGCCATAACTTTTACTCCGATACATAAAAGTTTACCGTGAACTGTCATTGTCGCTAGCCACTTTCGGAACTGAAGGTTAGATAAATCACAAAAAAGGGTTTTCTTTTTACGCAATTCGACTAAATTTAACCTTGAGAAGAAACTCTTCTCACAACGTCAACGATAGGTACTTAGCACACTAAGATGCAGAGACCTGTCGAATATAAAAAGGAAAAGGCTATGGTTCTTCACACGTGTCGTATTGTTTTATCAAACCAACAGGTTCTCACCAGTCAATCAGTCGAGCAGTCTCTCAGCTTTCTTGAAGACGAAGCGAGTAAGGGGATTTCTAAAATTGAGATTGACGCAACGGATGGCAATAAAATCCATTCATACCTGTCACACTCTCTTGAAGAGTCCATTGAGAATCTAATGAATCTCTAGAATTTTCGAAGAATAGTGCTTTGAAGTGATAGGGCTTTTAAAAAAGGTTACGCATACCAGGCTTAAACTGATTTATCCGAGTTAGGGTTATCTCTGATTGGGCAATGAAGATCATCTCTGGTTTAAAACGAAAATGGCTCCCAACTATATAACTAGTTAGGAGCCATTTTTTATTTAATCAACAAAGTTAATTCAGTCACGTTAAGTCAGCAACGCATATTTCAACAAGCGATATTGGTTGCAACACACGATATTCATTACAACGCCCTTACTCTGGTGCTTGTTCAGCGGCTTGTTGCAGCGTGTAGGCGGTCGATGGGTCAATCTCGTTAACCAGCTTCTCGACCTGCATGATCGCATCAACCGAGGTGCTGCTTTTACGGTAGCTGAGATAAATTGGGCGATACCAATCTTCTACCCCTTTCACCTTATGCAGCTGACCCGAATCGATAAAAGGTTCAACCATAGACACAGGTAAATACGCACTGCCACCTTTCTCTAAAATGAAATCGAGGGCAATACGAGCCGTAGAGGTACGTAAATACGGAGCTGGAACTTTAGGGTGACGTTCTGCGTGTTCTGAACCGAAGCGCGTTCCCCAATCAACATACACATACTTATGTTGGAACACAGATTCCAGATCATCTTGCTGCGTTGATACCAGCACCAAAACCAAATCAGCGACTTTTTTACAGTTCAGCTCTTCCGCTTTAATTTGATCGAAGGCGAAAGCCATATCTAAGGTTCGCTCTAGCAAATTACGGTTCAGTTGCTCACGCCCCATCACCTCAGCCATGAAGCCATAACCACCAAAAGAATCGGTCACTACGCTTAAACAGTTTTGCAGATACGCATCCCAAATATTCGGAGTGCCACCTAGTGTTAACTGCAAGGCTTTTCCACTTTCTAACGACAGCTCAAACTTGGCTTGTTGTAAGGTGGATACCATCACTTCAGCATAACCAATCAAACGCTCACCGGAAGAGGTAAGCTTGATGTTATTGCGGTCACGAATGAAGAGCTGAGTATCAAAATAGCCTTCAAGCTGTTTGATCCGCGCACTCACCGCTGCTTGTGTTAAATACAAGTTTTCAGCTGCGCGCCCAAAGTGGCGCACCCTTGCAACCTCAAGAAAGGTTCTAAATACTTTCACATCCATCAAAAATACATCTCTGTAATAAATCTGCTAACTAGCCGATCTAGGATTGTTTATCGTAAAGGCAAAAACGTTTTGTTTCCTATTTTAGCCTTTTAACAATATTTTCGCGTGAGCAATAAACACTAATTTCTATCTAACCACATTACTGAGGCTGATATGTCTGAGACCGAATTCCGACACGGAAAAAAACGTTTTTATGACACCATTAAATTCCCACGAGGGTTCGCTAAGTCAGGTGATTTTACTCTTTCAGAAGAAGAAATCCTAACCTTGTTTGGTGACACTATGCTTGCACTTGAGACTGGTGAACTAACACCGACCAATGCTGAAGAAAGACATTTCATCAAAGTATTGGCTCACCCTCATAAGGCTAAGTCCAAGTTAGACCGTGTTTGGTTGAAGTACATTCAACTGGCTCGTGGACGCCGTCGCTTTCATACCCTAAACGGCTGCAAACGCGGAGAAGTGCCTAGGGAAGAATACGAAAGAGAGTTAGTGTTAGAAGATTAGTAAAACTGCTCAAAGTGATACCTAATCACTTTGGGCTTTTTTTCATAGCATATTAGCGGCAACTTAAAACAAACACGCATCTTCTTCGTAATTAGTAAGTTTAGCCAACCTGTCCAGTTTTACAAATATTTATATAAAATTCATAGTGATAGCTTTGAATAATCACTATTCTTAAATATACCCATGCTCATTCACGCCTGTCGGTGATACTTCCTCACTTTTTCTC from Vibrio splendidus encodes:
- a CDS encoding LysR family transcriptional regulator translates to MDVKVFRTFLEVARVRHFGRAAENLYLTQAAVSARIKQLEGYFDTQLFIRDRNNIKLTSSGERLIGYAEVMVSTLQQAKFELSLESGKALQLTLGGTPNIWDAYLQNCLSVVTDSFGGYGFMAEVMGREQLNRNLLERTLDMAFAFDQIKAEELNCKKVADLVLVLVSTQQDDLESVFQHKYVYVDWGTRFGSEHAERHPKVPAPYLRTSTARIALDFILEKGGSAYLPVSMVEPFIDSGQLHKVKGVEDWYRPIYLSYRKSSTSVDAIMQVEKLVNEIDPSTAYTLQQAAEQAPE
- a CDS encoding DUF413 domain-containing protein produces the protein MSETEFRHGKKRFYDTIKFPRGFAKSGDFTLSEEEILTLFGDTMLALETGELTPTNAEERHFIKVLAHPHKAKSKLDRVWLKYIQLARGRRRFHTLNGCKRGEVPREEYERELVLED